One genomic region from Acidobacteriota bacterium encodes:
- a CDS encoding TolC family protein, which yields MIIFLTFLVLGTAATALGQDSLSLEAAVDEALRLHPALQEARSLGDAAEARVEQARASRLPGLFFEETFTHSNNPVFAFGKKLEQADFSQNDFALDALNSPGALSNFRSSLELRLPVFTRWRIESGIAQAEEGLAVAEAGREWATQQVRFQVIRRYYRVLLAQAELEVAEQALQTAQGEVSRTRDRFEQGLVVASDLMAMEVQAAEFEQQRIQARGGVETARAALNLALGRPLGERPALSGSLQDRDFQAGSLQELIAAALSRRGDVRAAEGQIEISRQDIRKARGDYLPEVGLFAEFGQSSRDLSSGSSDFAVGARLTFDLLDFGRSARISEASAHREAARARRQALHDQVSLAVVRALQDFQSARQRLEVASQAVQQAEETLRIVQDRHQVGLTDVTETLRSQTALVRARSNQLGARYALYLGYARLLLESGGLHDTAVFE from the coding sequence ATGATCATCTTTTTGACCTTTCTGGTTCTTGGTACGGCGGCGACGGCCTTGGGACAAGACAGCCTCAGCCTCGAGGCGGCGGTCGATGAGGCTCTGCGCCTCCATCCGGCTCTTCAAGAAGCCCGCAGTCTGGGCGACGCGGCTGAGGCCAGGGTCGAGCAGGCCCGCGCCTCCCGGCTCCCCGGCCTCTTCTTCGAGGAGACTTTCACCCACAGCAACAATCCAGTCTTCGCCTTCGGCAAAAAGCTGGAGCAGGCCGATTTCAGCCAGAACGACTTCGCGCTGGATGCCCTCAACAGCCCCGGCGCCCTGAGCAACTTCCGCTCTTCGCTGGAGTTGCGCCTGCCGGTCTTCACGCGCTGGCGCATCGAGAGCGGCATTGCCCAAGCCGAAGAGGGTCTGGCTGTTGCGGAGGCTGGAAGAGAATGGGCGACCCAACAGGTGCGCTTCCAGGTGATCAGGCGCTATTACCGCGTCTTGCTGGCGCAAGCCGAGCTAGAGGTGGCCGAGCAGGCCCTTCAAACCGCCCAAGGCGAGGTGTCGCGTACCCGCGACCGCTTCGAACAGGGACTGGTGGTGGCCTCCGACCTGATGGCCATGGAGGTGCAGGCGGCTGAGTTCGAGCAGCAGCGCATCCAGGCCCGGGGCGGGGTGGAAACGGCTCGGGCGGCGCTCAATCTGGCCTTGGGCCGTCCTCTGGGCGAGCGGCCGGCTTTGTCGGGTTCGCTGCAGGACCGCGACTTTCAAGCCGGCTCCCTGCAAGAGTTGATCGCCGCGGCCCTGAGCCGACGCGGTGATGTGCGGGCGGCCGAGGGGCAAATCGAGATCAGCCGTCAGGACATCCGCAAGGCCCGCGGCGACTACCTGCCCGAAGTGGGCTTGTTCGCCGAGTTCGGACAAAGCAGCCGCGACCTTTCCAGCGGCAGTTCCGATTTCGCCGTGGGAGCCCGCCTGACTTTCGATCTGCTCGACTTCGGCCGCTCGGCTCGGATCAGCGAAGCCAGCGCCCACCGGGAGGCGGCGCGCGCCCGGCGGCAAGCCCTGCACGATCAGGTATCCCTGGCCGTGGTGCGGGCCTTGCAGGATTTTCAAAGCGCCCGACAGCGGCTTGAGGTGGCTTCGCAGGCTGTCCAGCAGGCTGAGGAGACTCTGCGAATCGTCCAAGACCGCCATCAGGTGGGATTGACCGACGTCACCGAGACCCTGCGGTCTCAGACGGCTCTGGTGCGGGCGCGCAGCAACCAGCTCGGGGCCCGCTACGCGCTTTACCTGGGCTATGCCCGCCTGCTGCTGGAATCGGGAGGCTTGCATGACACGGCTGTATTTGAGTGA